The proteins below are encoded in one region of Akkermansiaceae bacterium:
- a CDS encoding L-rhamnose isomerase has translation MYQYAQEKYARVGVDTEHAMERLRKIPVSIHCWQGDDVAGFEDPAGGLGSGLAVTGNYPGSARNADELRMDLEKALGLIPGNHRLNLHAIYLESDGKVARDQIETRHFQGWIDWCKSQNLGLDFNPSCFSHPLADAGFTLASADDGIRRFWIDHCIACRKIANDMGGQLGSKAVTNIWVPDGYKDTPADRVAPRLRLKNSLDEILKDATPHNLDAVESKLFGIGSEAFVVGSHEFYLGYAMEQQIVLCMDAGHFHPTEMISEKISSCLLYVPELLLHVSRGVRWDSDHVVTFNDELQAIAREIVANRVEDRVHIGLDFFDASINRVAAWTIGVRNTLRALLAGLLEPTEILRQAELEGDYTTRLALQEEVKTFPIGAVWDEYCRRQEVPEGPAWLQDVQQYEKDVLAHR, from the coding sequence ATGTACCAGTACGCCCAAGAAAAATACGCCCGTGTCGGGGTTGACACCGAGCATGCCATGGAACGTCTCAGGAAAATCCCTGTCTCTATCCATTGCTGGCAGGGAGACGATGTGGCTGGATTCGAAGATCCTGCCGGCGGCCTTGGCTCGGGCCTGGCTGTGACAGGCAATTATCCAGGCTCGGCGCGTAATGCCGACGAGTTGCGCATGGACCTGGAAAAGGCGTTGGGCCTGATCCCGGGAAACCACCGGCTCAATCTGCATGCCATCTATTTGGAGTCCGATGGCAAAGTGGCTCGCGACCAGATTGAAACCAGGCATTTCCAGGGCTGGATCGACTGGTGCAAATCGCAGAACCTCGGCCTCGACTTCAACCCTTCCTGCTTTTCCCATCCGCTGGCTGATGCAGGCTTCACCTTGGCATCGGCGGACGATGGCATTCGCCGGTTCTGGATTGACCACTGTATCGCCTGCCGGAAAATCGCGAACGACATGGGCGGCCAGCTTGGCAGCAAAGCGGTCACCAACATCTGGGTGCCCGATGGCTACAAGGACACGCCGGCCGACCGCGTGGCTCCCCGGCTACGGCTGAAAAACTCCTTGGATGAAATTCTCAAGGATGCCACACCGCACAACCTGGACGCCGTTGAGTCGAAGCTGTTCGGCATTGGCTCCGAGGCGTTTGTCGTCGGGTCCCACGAGTTCTACTTGGGATACGCGATGGAACAACAAATTGTGCTCTGTATGGACGCCGGTCACTTTCACCCGACGGAGATGATCTCGGAAAAGATTTCCTCCTGCCTGCTCTACGTGCCGGAGCTGCTGTTGCACGTTTCGCGTGGCGTGCGCTGGGATTCCGATCACGTAGTGACCTTCAACGATGAGCTGCAAGCGATCGCCCGGGAAATTGTCGCGAACAGGGTGGAGGACCGTGTCCACATCGGGCTCGATTTTTTTGATGCCTCCATTAACCGGGTCGCCGCCTGGACCATCGGGGTGCGCAATACCCTGAGAGCGCTGCTGGCAGGACTTCTCGAGCCGACGGAAATCCTGCGCCAGGCCGAGCTCGAAGGTGATTACACCACCCGCCTGGCACTTCAGGAGGAAGTCAAAACCTTCCCCATCGGCGCCGTCTGGGATGAGTATTGTCGCCGTCAGGAGGTGCCCGAAGGCCCGGCCTGGTTGCAGGACGTCCAGCAGTATGAAAAGGACGTGCTTGCTCACCGCTAA
- a CDS encoding MBL fold metallo-hydrolase has protein sequence MKLKFCGAAGTTTGSQHLLEVNGKRILLDCGLYQGRRKDAYKVNCCFPYFDPQEIDCVVLSHAHIDHSGNLPNLCSKGFEGNIYATFATRDLCQVMLADSAHIQESDTKWLNKRLKKKNQPPVEPLYDARDAEKCLKQFVNVGYNRPLVIAPGVSVRFFDAGHILGSAQILLEIDDEEDGKKKRFLFSGDVGRGGNDLLNDPVAVENVDYLLMESTYGGREHELGTGADDRIADVLNRAIQRGGKIIIPCFAVERTQQILYVLHQLFEDGRIPEVPVFVDSPLAVNATEIFRLHPECFNEEVHTFLYEKRNPFGFEGLTLIRSVAKSKELNDSKKQGIIISASGMCEAGRILHHLKNGIGNPANTILFVGYCAENTLGWKIRHREPEVNIFGQPYPLRAHVEIMDSFSGHADHSELIDYFKAMTGSKKKVWLVHGERTRSETFCAALREIHNGDVEVGVLGKEVHF, from the coding sequence ATGAAACTCAAGTTCTGCGGCGCCGCCGGTACTACGACAGGTTCCCAGCATCTGCTGGAGGTGAATGGGAAACGCATCCTGCTCGACTGCGGGCTCTATCAGGGTCGGCGCAAAGACGCCTACAAGGTGAACTGCTGCTTCCCGTATTTTGACCCGCAGGAGATCGATTGTGTCGTCCTCTCACACGCCCACATTGATCACTCGGGCAACCTGCCCAACCTGTGCAGCAAAGGGTTTGAAGGCAACATCTACGCCACATTCGCCACCCGCGACCTGTGCCAGGTCATGCTTGCCGACAGTGCCCACATCCAGGAAAGCGACACCAAGTGGCTGAACAAAAGACTCAAAAAGAAAAACCAGCCGCCTGTCGAGCCGCTCTACGACGCACGTGATGCCGAGAAGTGTCTCAAGCAGTTTGTCAACGTCGGCTATAATCGTCCACTGGTGATCGCCCCCGGTGTCAGTGTCCGGTTTTTTGATGCCGGGCATATCCTCGGCAGTGCCCAGATATTGTTAGAAATCGATGATGAGGAGGACGGGAAAAAGAAACGCTTCCTCTTTTCCGGCGACGTTGGCAGGGGGGGGAATGACCTGCTCAACGACCCCGTTGCTGTTGAAAACGTCGACTACCTGCTGATGGAAAGCACCTACGGCGGACGCGAGCATGAGCTTGGAACCGGCGCCGATGATCGGATCGCAGACGTCCTCAACAGGGCGATTCAGCGGGGAGGGAAAATCATCATTCCCTGTTTCGCGGTCGAGCGGACCCAACAGATTCTGTACGTCCTGCACCAGCTCTTTGAAGACGGTCGGATTCCCGAGGTGCCGGTATTTGTCGATAGTCCGCTCGCGGTGAATGCCACCGAGATTTTCCGTCTCCACCCCGAGTGTTTCAATGAGGAGGTGCACACGTTCCTCTACGAAAAACGCAACCCCTTCGGCTTTGAAGGCCTGACCCTGATCCGCTCCGTCGCCAAGTCCAAGGAACTCAACGATAGCAAGAAACAGGGGATCATCATCTCGGCCTCCGGCATGTGCGAGGCGGGCCGCATCCTGCATCACCTGAAAAACGGCATCGGCAATCCGGCCAACACCATTCTCTTTGTCGGCTACTGTGCCGAGAACACCCTCGGTTGGAAAATCCGCCACCGTGAGCCGGAGGTGAATATCTTTGGCCAGCCGTATCCATTACGTGCCCATGTCGAGATCATGGACTCCTTTTCGGGTCACGCCGATCACTCGGAGCTCATCGACTACTTCAAGGCGATGACCGGCAGTAAGAAAAAAGTCTGGCTCGTCCACGGCGAGCGAACCCGATCGGAAACCTTCTGCGCAGCCCTCCGCGAGATCCACAACGGCGATGTCGAGGTTGGTGTGCTCGGCAAAGAGGTCCATTTTTAG
- a CDS encoding NADH-quinone oxidoreductase subunit A, with amino-acid sequence MLQDYLPVIMQAMVALGFCATMLIMSVLLGKKGSKNATKDSPYECGMLPVGDGSPRFSVKFYLVAMLFVIFDIEVVFLYPWAVQFRDLTAQSSMAFWSICGFVGILAAAYVYALKKGALNWRA; translated from the coding sequence ATGTTACAAGATTATCTTCCCGTCATCATGCAGGCCATGGTCGCCCTCGGTTTCTGCGCCACGATGTTGATCATGAGTGTCCTGCTCGGAAAAAAGGGCAGTAAAAACGCCACCAAAGACAGTCCCTACGAGTGTGGTATGCTGCCTGTGGGCGACGGCTCGCCACGTTTCAGTGTCAAGTTCTATCTCGTGGCCATGCTGTTCGTGATTTTCGACATCGAAGTTGTCTTTCTCTATCCGTGGGCGGTGCAGTTCCGCGATCTGACTGCCCAGAGTTCCATGGCCTTCTGGAGTATCTGCGGATTTGTCGGCATCCTTGCCGCTGCCTATGTGTATGCACTGAAAAAAGGTGCCCTCAACTGGAGAGCTTAA
- a CDS encoding D-alanine--D-alanine ligase gives MDNKLLIAVLMGGPGSERKVSLASGNAVLEALKGQGLNAVPVDVTGHALDLPVGTGLCFNTIHGTFGEDGELQTLLENAGIPYTGAGVESSRAAFDKVASKEVFVRHHVPTPASEIVDCSAGAKLPGMPLPYVVKPPREGSSVGVHIVHNESEALAAMEDAAKYGDEVLVEQYIDGLELTVGVLDGVALPVIHIAPRSGFYDMKNKYPWLNNDGGTDYYCPADLDEATTVAVQDAALAAHCALGIEIYSRVDVLLDKEGRPYVLEANTIPGMTASSLLPKAAKVAGYDFGPLCEKIADLSLTHRS, from the coding sequence ATGGATAACAAGTTACTCATCGCCGTCCTCATGGGCGGACCTGGCTCTGAACGCAAGGTTTCCCTGGCATCGGGAAACGCGGTGTTAGAGGCACTCAAAGGGCAGGGGCTGAACGCTGTCCCGGTGGATGTCACCGGCCATGCCCTGGATCTACCCGTGGGCACCGGCCTGTGTTTCAACACCATCCACGGCACCTTCGGTGAGGATGGTGAACTGCAAACCCTCCTCGAGAATGCGGGTATCCCCTATACCGGCGCAGGGGTGGAAAGCAGCAGGGCCGCGTTTGATAAAGTCGCCAGCAAGGAGGTTTTTGTCAGGCATCACGTGCCGACCCCGGCATCGGAAATCGTCGATTGCTCGGCAGGTGCCAAACTTCCCGGTATGCCGTTACCCTATGTTGTCAAACCACCGCGCGAAGGCTCCAGCGTGGGGGTTCATATTGTGCACAACGAATCCGAGGCTCTGGCAGCCATGGAGGACGCCGCCAAGTACGGCGACGAGGTTCTTGTCGAGCAATACATCGATGGTCTCGAACTCACCGTTGGGGTACTCGACGGGGTGGCTCTTCCTGTCATCCACATTGCGCCACGCAGTGGTTTCTACGATATGAAGAACAAGTACCCGTGGCTTAACAATGATGGGGGCACCGATTACTACTGCCCCGCCGACCTCGATGAAGCGACCACGGTTGCCGTCCAGGACGCCGCGCTGGCCGCCCACTGTGCTCTTGGGATTGAAATTTACTCCAGGGTCGATGTATTGTTAGACAAGGAGGGGCGTCCTTATGTGCTCGAAGCCAACACGATTCCCGGGATGACAGCCAGCAGCCTGCTACCCAAGGCGGCTAAAGTAGCTGGATACGACTTCGGTCCCTTATGTGAAAAAATCGCCGACCTCTCACTCACCCACCGTAGTTAG
- a CDS encoding FtsQ-type POTRA domain-containing protein encodes MPRFRSRKKTTRAPRNAGRGGDLQKLHIKVSSPRIVMLQVMSGISKGIKCAVVLALLGLIGFGAYRGIQHLFYGNEKYRLQEIDLQTNGNLTHARVVAVTGIDLDATIFAIDTDAVCDSLHALPEVIDCDVERRLPGTLKIKILERVPAVWIECETLGFPGRRNGGILADGNGITFPCEGALWEAARDLPVIVVKGAKSDAFRHGKKMKHPDMLRALHLVKIFEAGNVRDQWLPERIVLINDYSMEAVCNDGSRAIFGMYDHERQLDDFISIREHTLKTRRVVKTINLIPHKNIPVTFISDPVLVKPMRKPTPVNPHQREIQSILDRN; translated from the coding sequence ATGCCTCGATTCAGATCACGCAAGAAAACAACCCGTGCTCCACGCAACGCCGGTAGGGGGGGAGACCTCCAAAAGCTCCACATCAAGGTGAGTTCTCCACGCATCGTGATGCTTCAGGTGATGAGCGGCATTAGCAAAGGGATCAAATGCGCGGTTGTTTTGGCATTGCTGGGTTTGATCGGCTTTGGTGCCTACCGTGGGATTCAACACCTGTTTTATGGCAATGAAAAATACCGGCTGCAAGAGATCGATTTGCAGACGAATGGTAACCTCACTCACGCCCGGGTGGTGGCTGTCACCGGGATCGATCTCGATGCGACCATTTTTGCCATCGACACCGATGCGGTGTGCGACTCCTTGCATGCCTTGCCGGAGGTGATCGACTGTGACGTGGAACGTCGTCTTCCCGGAACGCTCAAAATCAAAATTCTTGAGCGTGTCCCCGCCGTATGGATCGAATGTGAAACGCTGGGTTTTCCGGGTCGGCGCAATGGAGGTATCCTGGCTGATGGAAACGGGATCACCTTTCCCTGCGAGGGCGCCCTGTGGGAAGCGGCCAGGGATTTGCCGGTCATCGTGGTCAAAGGGGCCAAGAGCGATGCGTTCCGTCACGGAAAAAAGATGAAACACCCCGACATGCTCCGTGCTTTGCATCTGGTGAAAATCTTCGAGGCTGGCAATGTCCGCGACCAGTGGCTTCCAGAGCGAATCGTACTCATTAATGATTACTCGATGGAAGCGGTCTGCAACGATGGCTCGCGCGCGATTTTCGGTATGTACGACCATGAGCGACAGCTGGATGACTTTATCTCCATCCGCGAGCACACGCTGAAGACCCGCCGAGTTGTCAAGACGATCAACCTGATCCCCCATAAAAATATTCCCGTCACCTTTATTAGCGATCCCGTGTTGGTGAAGCCCATGCGCAAACCCACCCCGGTGAATCCACACCAGCGCGAAATTCAATCCATACTCGATCGTAACTAA
- the ftsA gene encoding cell division protein FtsA, with protein MAKSKIHVGLEIGTTKTCMVVGEVKPDGSVKILGLGETRSAGVRKGEITDYPQARAGLKDALLKAEDVCDVDISSVLLSVTGSHIAGVNNCGTFRLPDEEDEVHEGHIDEATEIARDLAIPGDHVYLHNFIRHYRLDDHEHTVSPIGLLGRSLEVDFHIVHGIRTRIQNSIKCVREIPLEVDDVVFAPIATAQVALEREQKDAGALVIDIGGGTTDYVLYLKGAIAASGSIPVGGDHITNDIHLITHIPLSRAEELKKTEGDASGDPARGIGMVAVMDDHGLLETEIKRSLLNAIIHGRLEETLYLVEDRLPENALRGVGAGVFLTGGTSRMRGFSELANEIFGLPIYLAEQSNLSGVHANFRDPQYSTAVGLIRYAQILDAERMSATGGGVVSRAIKSIWPFRR; from the coding sequence ATGGCGAAGTCAAAAATACACGTAGGACTCGAGATCGGCACCACCAAGACATGTATGGTGGTCGGCGAGGTGAAGCCTGATGGCTCGGTGAAAATACTCGGCCTCGGCGAGACGCGTAGTGCAGGTGTTAGAAAAGGGGAGATCACCGATTACCCCCAGGCCCGCGCCGGCTTGAAAGACGCCTTGCTCAAGGCTGAGGATGTCTGTGACGTCGATATCAGTAGCGTGCTCCTTTCGGTTACCGGCTCGCATATCGCGGGGGTCAATAACTGCGGGACTTTCCGTCTGCCTGATGAAGAGGACGAGGTGCATGAAGGCCACATTGATGAGGCCACGGAAATAGCGCGCGACCTCGCCATTCCAGGTGACCATGTTTACCTGCACAATTTTATCCGCCATTACCGACTTGATGATCACGAGCATACCGTGAGTCCGATAGGTCTGTTAGGTCGCTCGCTGGAAGTTGATTTTCATATCGTGCATGGGATACGCACACGTATTCAAAACAGCATCAAGTGCGTCCGGGAGATTCCCTTGGAGGTGGATGACGTTGTGTTTGCACCGATCGCTACAGCCCAGGTAGCACTGGAAAGGGAACAGAAAGACGCCGGTGCGCTGGTGATTGATATTGGTGGTGGTACCACCGACTACGTGCTCTATCTCAAGGGGGCCATTGCAGCCTCTGGAAGTATCCCGGTAGGAGGTGACCACATTACCAATGATATCCACCTCATCACCCACATCCCGCTGAGTAGGGCCGAGGAACTGAAGAAAACCGAGGGCGACGCATCCGGTGACCCGGCCCGTGGGATTGGTATGGTCGCTGTCATGGACGACCACGGTCTGCTGGAAACAGAGATCAAGCGGTCACTTCTCAATGCCATCATCCATGGTCGACTTGAAGAGACCCTCTATCTTGTTGAGGACCGCCTTCCTGAAAACGCCTTGCGCGGTGTCGGTGCCGGCGTGTTCCTCACCGGCGGCACCAGCCGAATGCGCGGCTTTAGTGAGCTGGCTAACGAGATTTTCGGACTGCCCATCTATCTGGCGGAACAATCCAATCTCAGCGGCGTACATGCGAATTTCCGTGATCCGCAGTATTCCACCGCAGTCGGACTGATCCGCTACGCCCAGATTCTCGACGCTGAACGCATGTCCGCTACCGGTGGCGGTGTGGTTAGCCGCGCCATCAAGTCAATATGGCCGTTTCGACGTTAA
- a CDS encoding sulfatase-like hydrolase/transferase — protein MKKFLTTILSCVVSLTYASAADKPNIVFVFADDMTFESIGAYGLTDCKTPNLDRLVKNGATFSQAYNMGSWSGAVCVASRAMLNSGAFVNRAEAAIKDKPHWSEMMKAAGYATYMTGKWHVPGAPRFDVVKDPRAGMPKGSGYNRPKSKEDYENGWKPWDKSQGGFWQGGTHWSEVVANHSLDFLKQAKDDDKPFFMYLAFNASHDPRQSPKEYIDMYPLDKIKVPRNYLDLYPHKDAMGCGPSLRDEKLAPFPRTEFAVKVHRQEYFAIISHMDTQIGRILDALEATGKADNTYIIFTADHGLACGHHGLLGKQNMYDHSMRVPFMIAGPGIKPGSRFDMPIYLQDAMATTLDLAKVEKPTQVEFNSLMPLIKGTQKVQYESIYGKYLDRQRMIAKGDWKMISYPKAQVIRLFNTAKDPDEMVDLAGKPEYAAKLKELKAEFKELQKQMGDKLDIDNPTASKGPQKDKKNKGRKRPQKKDKAAN, from the coding sequence ATGAAAAAATTTCTCACCACCATCCTGTCCTGCGTTGTTTCCCTCACCTACGCATCCGCTGCGGACAAACCCAATATTGTGTTTGTTTTTGCCGATGACATGACCTTCGAGAGTATCGGGGCGTATGGGCTGACCGACTGCAAAACACCCAATCTCGACCGCCTGGTCAAAAACGGCGCCACCTTTTCGCAGGCCTACAACATGGGTTCCTGGAGTGGTGCCGTCTGTGTGGCGAGCCGCGCGATGCTGAACAGCGGTGCCTTTGTCAACCGCGCCGAGGCAGCCATCAAGGACAAACCCCATTGGTCGGAGATGATGAAGGCAGCGGGATACGCAACGTATATGACCGGCAAATGGCACGTGCCGGGAGCCCCCAGGTTTGACGTTGTCAAGGACCCCCGTGCCGGCATGCCAAAAGGCTCGGGATACAACCGCCCCAAGAGCAAGGAAGACTACGAAAACGGCTGGAAACCCTGGGACAAAAGCCAGGGAGGATTCTGGCAGGGCGGCACCCACTGGAGTGAGGTGGTCGCCAACCACAGCCTCGATTTCCTCAAACAGGCGAAGGACGACGACAAGCCATTCTTCATGTATCTCGCGTTCAACGCCTCGCATGACCCCCGTCAATCACCCAAGGAATACATCGACATGTATCCTCTCGACAAGATCAAGGTGCCCAGGAACTACCTCGACCTCTATCCCCACAAGGACGCCATGGGCTGCGGTCCGAGCTTGCGTGACGAAAAACTGGCCCCATTTCCACGGACCGAGTTTGCCGTCAAGGTGCACCGTCAGGAGTACTTCGCCATCATCAGCCACATGGATACGCAGATCGGCAGGATCCTCGATGCCTTGGAGGCAACCGGAAAAGCCGATAACACCTATATCATCTTTACCGCCGACCACGGTCTCGCCTGTGGTCATCACGGTCTGTTAGGAAAACAGAATATGTATGACCACAGCATGCGTGTCCCCTTTATGATAGCCGGTCCCGGAATCAAGCCGGGCAGTCGATTTGATATGCCCATCTACCTCCAGGATGCCATGGCGACCACCCTGGACCTCGCCAAGGTCGAAAAACCGACGCAAGTTGAATTCAACAGCCTGATGCCCTTGATCAAGGGCACCCAAAAAGTCCAGTATGAGAGTATCTATGGAAAATACCTGGATCGGCAGCGTATGATTGCCAAGGGCGACTGGAAAATGATCTCCTACCCGAAGGCGCAAGTCATCCGCCTCTTCAACACCGCCAAGGATCCTGACGAAATGGTCGATCTCGCGGGCAAACCCGAATACGCCGCCAAGCTCAAAGAACTCAAGGCCGAGTTCAAGGAACTCCAGAAGCAAATGGGGGATAAGCTCGATATCGACAATCCCACAGCCTCCAAAGGCCCTCAAAAGGACAAGAAAAACAAAGGCAGGAAGCGGCCCCAGAAAAAAGACAAGGCGGCCAACTGA
- a CDS encoding sulfatase gives MKLRLSIVLLVSLSWIAPGMAQSGLDPSKPNILFILADDLGYADTTLYGYTRLYQTPNIERLARQGMTFTRAYAASPLCSPTRASILTGQTPARLGLTVPECHLPPVRLKAAPGSSSAAKNKVIQPSSATRLDTKINTLAKDLKKAGYVTGHFGKWHLGREPYSPLEHGFDVDIPHWPGPGPAGGFVAPWKFPDFDPQTPNEHIEDRMAQEAVAFMKKNKDRPFFLNYWMFSVHAPFDAKKDVIKKYKDLVNPADPQRSPTYAAMVESMDDAVGTLLDAVDELGIADNTLVIFFSDNGGNMYNWVDDTRPTSNAPLRGGKATMYEGGIRVPMVVKWPGKIEPATRSDAMVQSIDFYPTILKIIGTKPDHPEVIDGIDITPAFEGKALKREAIFTYFPYDPPVPDWMPPAISVHHGNWKLIREFHQGADGAHFYHLYNLANDMGEKHNIAYKLPGLVQSMDAMITRFIKETDAVLPIPNPKFDQDKYAPEREGVTTMKKPKAKKNPQPKLKKPR, from the coding sequence ATGAAATTGAGATTAAGCATTGTTCTCCTTGTGAGCCTGTCCTGGATCGCCCCCGGCATGGCGCAATCGGGGCTCGATCCTAGCAAGCCTAACATCCTCTTCATCCTCGCCGATGACCTGGGTTACGCGGATACCACGCTCTACGGCTATACCCGTCTCTATCAGACACCCAATATCGAGAGGCTGGCCAGGCAAGGTATGACCTTCACCCGAGCTTACGCAGCGAGTCCGCTCTGCTCTCCCACCCGTGCGAGTATCCTCACTGGTCAGACCCCGGCACGGCTTGGCCTGACTGTACCAGAATGCCACCTGCCGCCGGTTCGCCTTAAAGCGGCGCCTGGTAGCAGCAGTGCAGCTAAAAACAAAGTCATCCAGCCAAGCTCCGCCACACGTTTGGATACCAAAATCAACACACTCGCCAAGGATCTAAAAAAAGCGGGGTATGTGACTGGGCACTTCGGGAAATGGCACCTTGGCCGCGAGCCATACTCACCTCTTGAACATGGGTTTGACGTGGATATCCCCCACTGGCCCGGGCCTGGCCCGGCCGGTGGTTTTGTGGCACCCTGGAAATTCCCCGACTTCGACCCACAGACACCAAACGAACATATCGAGGACCGCATGGCGCAAGAGGCGGTGGCCTTCATGAAGAAAAACAAAGACCGGCCGTTCTTCCTGAATTACTGGATGTTCAGCGTCCACGCACCATTTGATGCCAAAAAGGACGTGATCAAAAAATACAAGGACCTGGTAAATCCCGCCGACCCACAGCGTTCACCCACCTATGCCGCGATGGTCGAAAGCATGGACGATGCTGTCGGAACACTGTTAGACGCGGTCGATGAACTCGGAATCGCCGATAACACCCTCGTGATCTTTTTCTCCGACAACGGCGGTAATATGTATAACTGGGTCGACGACACCCGGCCGACCAGCAACGCCCCGCTACGCGGCGGAAAAGCCACCATGTATGAAGGTGGTATCCGCGTGCCGATGGTCGTCAAATGGCCCGGCAAAATCGAACCCGCCACCCGCTCGGACGCGATGGTCCAATCGATCGATTTCTATCCGACCATTCTCAAGATAATCGGCACCAAACCAGACCACCCGGAAGTCATCGACGGTATCGACATCACCCCGGCCTTCGAGGGTAAAGCTCTCAAACGTGAGGCGATCTTCACCTATTTCCCGTATGATCCACCTGTGCCCGACTGGATGCCGCCAGCCATTTCCGTGCATCACGGAAATTGGAAACTCATCCGCGAGTTCCACCAGGGGGCTGATGGTGCGCATTTTTACCACCTCTACAACCTCGCCAATGATATGGGGGAAAAACACAACATCGCCTACAAGCTACCGGGTTTGGTTCAATCCATGGACGCGATGATTACCAGGTTCATCAAGGAAACCGACGCAGTCCTTCCCATTCCCAATCCGAAGTTCGACCAGGACAAGTACGCACCGGAACGCGAGGGGGTCACGACTATGAAAAAGCCCAAAGCTAAAAAAAATCCACAGCCCAAGCTGAAAAAGCCCCGCTGA
- a CDS encoding LacI family DNA-binding transcriptional regulator: protein MVPKRARLKDVAEKAGVAVNTASTILNRKPNSWASKETEERVFKAARELNYRPNRAAKSLQAGKFNAVGLLIADINNPYFTNFAEMMAIDLEQKGYNLVIESWRTDVDREVKQMKDLVDRTVDGVVAFVSDVEIHRDFLEYQAKAGYPIVIMAMPGAKDIPVDAVMPDFETGLEEAAKVLMQQGHKNVAFLAARSKGQRVGGRPAIFERIFQQLLGSKPTVVECGATIEDALATAKTLLSSDSRPSAVIALNDFSAIGVMRAAKELGLSVPGDLSVVGIDGVPLAAHLPVSLSTIVMPHLDMVQQASKFLHERIIGEAGEAVRHAKFPTHFLQRESSAKAPAQGQ from the coding sequence ATGGTACCAAAGAGGGCACGACTCAAGGACGTAGCAGAGAAAGCCGGGGTTGCGGTCAATACCGCCTCAACCATTCTAAACCGCAAGCCGAATTCCTGGGCATCCAAGGAAACGGAGGAGCGTGTTTTCAAGGCGGCAAGAGAGCTGAACTACCGCCCCAACCGGGCGGCGAAAAGCCTGCAAGCAGGTAAATTCAATGCCGTGGGGCTATTGATCGCAGACATCAATAACCCCTACTTCACGAACTTCGCGGAGATGATGGCGATTGATCTTGAGCAAAAGGGATACAATCTGGTGATTGAAAGCTGGCGCACCGACGTCGACCGAGAGGTCAAGCAGATGAAGGATCTCGTTGACCGTACGGTGGACGGGGTGGTGGCCTTTGTCAGTGATGTGGAGATTCACCGTGACTTTCTTGAATACCAGGCCAAGGCCGGTTACCCGATCGTAATCATGGCGATGCCCGGGGCGAAGGATATACCGGTGGATGCCGTGATGCCTGATTTCGAAACCGGGTTGGAGGAAGCCGCCAAAGTCCTGATGCAGCAGGGGCACAAAAATGTGGCGTTCCTGGCAGCCAGGTCCAAAGGCCAACGTGTGGGGGGCAGACCCGCCATTTTTGAAAGGATCTTCCAGCAACTACTTGGTAGTAAGCCGACCGTCGTCGAGTGCGGTGCAACGATTGAAGATGCGCTTGCCACTGCGAAAACCCTGCTTTCCAGCGATAGCCGGCCTAGTGCGGTCATCGCGCTAAACGACTTTTCGGCCATAGGCGTCATGCGTGCTGCAAAAGAGCTTGGCTTGTCCGTGCCCGGGGATCTTTCCGTGGTTGGTATTGACGGCGTGCCGCTTGCGGCGCACCTGCCCGTTTCACTCTCCACCATTGTGATGCCGCATCTGGACATGGTGCAGCAGGCGTCAAAATTTCTACACGAACGCATCATCGGAGAAGCCGGTGAAGCCGTGCGTCATGCCAAGTTCCCGACACATTTCCTGCAGAGGGAGTCGTCGGCCAAGGCACCTGCACAGGGTCAGTGA
- a CDS encoding Dabb family protein, with amino-acid sequence MIHHVVFFKLKPEVDDRKLEEMIRSTRSMLLKIPEVLSVRSGRNIDTTAEWPFFLTVEVETLEKLRIYIEDPVHLKYVETVIKPNTTARFALDFQTDPSKELKYS; translated from the coding sequence ATGATTCATCACGTAGTCTTTTTTAAGCTCAAGCCGGAGGTTGACGACCGCAAGCTTGAGGAAATGATCCGGTCGACCCGCAGCATGCTGTTGAAGATCCCGGAAGTGCTGAGTGTTCGCTCCGGACGTAATATTGACACAACAGCTGAATGGCCGTTTTTCCTGACGGTGGAGGTGGAGACGCTGGAAAAGCTGCGGATTTACATCGAGGACCCCGTGCACCTGAAGTACGTGGAAACCGTGATCAAGCCCAATACCACGGCACGTTTTGCACTCGATTTCCAGACCGATCCCTCCAAGGAGCTGAAGTATTCCTGA